One region of Microbacterium sp. Root553 genomic DNA includes:
- a CDS encoding Na+/H+ antiporter codes for MEGLEVTVLIGLTILVGTLLAPRVRLALPLVLVILGLALGFVPQLREIQLPPETVLLLFLPVMLFWESLTTSLRSIRRDFRYILPMSTLLVVASAFAVAGVGILFGMPWETALILGAAVAPPDATAVAALGRLLPKRLFMKLKAESLTNDGTALVLYAIAISLALGGNVTPLSVTMSVLTSYLGGIAAGVVIAALGYLLLRRSSSTTVINVTLLLVPFSAFLLAEIVHASGVLAVVVAGLIVAYVSPRVTTASSRRQVAAAWPFGVFLLNGALFVLIGLEVQFVAHEISAAAIGRLVLITLAVWVSLLVVRYLFQVMNALFQRRNTVRPSRGARARSMAVSTVAGMRGAVSLAIALSVPVASSTEGEIAGRDEIVFVTAGVILLSLLVQAPLLPAIVRWARFPVDHAEDEEYELAERTISGAALAALDDLAVEHGIGQEIRDKVRAEGYQMLEFSNARALAREQAIVDAEAEALDVMLGEPDPLGGDEQIDGGADDASPRLRLPDPRPGADTSADGTSGDGEVRTLQMLATSVDVDVMQRSPLLRHEEHTRLKLALLDRKREVLLGLRRDGTVDDLVVRRISARLDLEQVRLQGIEEYD; via the coding sequence ATGGAAGGACTCGAGGTCACCGTCCTGATCGGACTCACGATCCTCGTGGGAACGCTGCTCGCGCCGCGTGTGCGGCTGGCGCTGCCGCTCGTGCTCGTCATCCTCGGCCTGGCGCTCGGCTTCGTGCCGCAGCTGCGTGAGATCCAGCTCCCGCCCGAGACCGTGCTGCTGCTGTTCCTGCCGGTGATGCTGTTCTGGGAGAGCCTGACGACGTCGCTGCGCTCCATCCGGCGCGACTTCCGCTACATCCTCCCCATGAGCACTCTGCTCGTCGTCGCATCCGCCTTCGCCGTCGCCGGGGTCGGGATCCTGTTCGGGATGCCGTGGGAGACCGCCCTGATCCTCGGCGCCGCCGTCGCGCCGCCGGATGCGACGGCTGTGGCCGCCCTCGGAAGGCTGCTGCCGAAACGCCTGTTCATGAAGCTCAAGGCGGAGAGCCTCACCAACGACGGCACCGCACTGGTGCTCTACGCCATCGCGATCTCGCTCGCACTCGGCGGCAACGTGACACCGCTGTCGGTGACGATGTCGGTGCTCACGTCGTACCTCGGAGGCATCGCGGCCGGTGTGGTGATCGCCGCCCTCGGCTACCTGCTGCTCCGTCGCTCCTCCTCGACGACCGTCATCAACGTCACCCTGCTGCTGGTCCCGTTCTCGGCCTTCCTGCTGGCCGAGATCGTGCACGCGTCCGGCGTTCTCGCCGTGGTGGTGGCCGGACTCATCGTCGCCTACGTGTCGCCGAGGGTCACGACGGCCTCGTCGCGTCGTCAGGTCGCCGCGGCGTGGCCGTTCGGCGTCTTCCTGCTCAACGGCGCGCTCTTCGTGCTGATCGGACTCGAGGTGCAGTTCGTCGCGCATGAGATCTCGGCGGCCGCCATCGGACGGCTGGTGCTGATCACGCTCGCCGTATGGGTGTCGCTGCTGGTCGTGCGCTACCTCTTCCAGGTCATGAACGCACTGTTCCAACGCCGCAACACGGTGCGCCCCTCCCGCGGCGCGAGGGCGCGTTCGATGGCGGTGTCGACCGTCGCCGGCATGAGGGGCGCCGTCTCGCTGGCGATCGCCCTGTCGGTTCCGGTCGCCAGTTCCACCGAGGGGGAGATCGCCGGGCGCGATGAGATCGTCTTCGTGACTGCCGGGGTCATCCTGCTGAGCCTGCTCGTTCAGGCACCCCTGCTGCCGGCGATCGTCCGCTGGGCGAGATTCCCGGTGGATCACGCGGAGGACGAGGAGTACGAGCTCGCGGAGCGGACCATCTCGGGAGCCGCCCTCGCGGCGCTGGACGATCTCGCGGTCGAGCACGGCATCGGGCAGGAGATCCGCGACAAGGTGCGCGCCGAGGGCTATCAGATGCTCGAGTTCTCGAACGCACGGGCTCTCGCGCGCGAGCAGGCCATCGTGGACGCCGAGGCGGAGGCCCTCGATGTGATGCTGGGGGAGCCGGACCCGCTGGGCGGTGACGAGCAGATCGACGGCGGGGCGGATGACGCGTCGCCGCGCCTCCGGCTGCCAGACCCCCGGCCCGGCGCCGACACGTCGGCCGATGGCACGTCGGGGGACGGCGAGGTCAGGACTCTGCAGATGCTCGCGACCTCGGTCGACGTCGACGTGATGCAGCGCTCGCCGCTGCTGCGCCACGAGGAGCACACGAGGCTCAAGCTGGCGCTGCTCGACCGCAAGCGGGAAGTGCTGCTCGGGCTGCGCAGAGACGGCACGGTCGACGACCTGGTGGTGCGCCGCATCTCCGCCCGGCTCGACCTGGAGCAGGTCCGTCTGCAGGGCATCGAGGAGTACGACTGA
- a CDS encoding GNAT family N-acetyltransferase has translation MSITIDRVEGPVPGLAAFLLDHHADMAGTAPPESQHALTLDRLLTPGVRLFALRDGDLLVATGALAPISEGHEELKSMRTDPGRRGEGLGQAVLDALLDDARRRGVRRVSLETGSADFFRAAHALYARAGFEECGPFADYVEDPHSTFMTIRLDAD, from the coding sequence ATGAGCATCACGATCGACCGCGTCGAGGGCCCCGTGCCCGGCCTCGCCGCATTCCTTCTCGACCATCACGCCGATATGGCCGGGACGGCTCCGCCGGAGAGTCAGCACGCGCTCACCCTCGACCGTCTCCTGACGCCGGGCGTCCGCCTGTTCGCGCTTCGCGACGGCGACCTGCTGGTGGCGACCGGCGCACTCGCCCCGATCTCGGAGGGGCACGAGGAGCTCAAGTCGATGCGCACGGATCCCGGTCGGCGCGGCGAAGGACTCGGACAGGCGGTGCTCGATGCGCTGCTCGACGATGCGCGACGCCGTGGCGTGCGGCGCGTCTCGCTGGAGACCGGCAGTGCGGACTTCTTCCGAGCCGCGCACGCGCTCTACGCCCGCGCGGGGTTCGAGGAGTGCGGTCCGTTCGCCGACTACGTGGAAGATCCGCACAGCACGTTCATGACGATCCGGCTCGACGCGGACTGA
- a CDS encoding methionine ABC transporter ATP-binding protein, which produces MPIVTLTNVSKTYPSRTRDDDEVVAVDDVTLSIEKGDVFGIIGYSGAGKSTLVRLINALEPATSGTITVDDVDITSLRESELRKVRGGIGMIFQQFNLFASRSVKANIAYPLKLAGWSKADIETRVTELLSFVGLADKAKAYPEQLSGGQKQRVGIARALATGPAILLADEATSALDPQTTHEVLDLLKRVNKEQGVTIVVITHEMDVIQTIATKVAVMENGRVIEQGDVFDVFSAPQNPASQRFVGTVVKGIPSPSELGVLRDRHRGRLVTFSFRDGDSSQAQVFLDLAGAGLDFELVYGGINDIRGRAFGHLTLAIRGDDAMIDRTLADIAQRVEVTEIAGEEAR; this is translated from the coding sequence ATGCCGATCGTCACTCTGACGAACGTCTCCAAGACCTACCCCTCCCGCACCCGAGACGATGATGAGGTCGTGGCTGTCGACGACGTCACCCTCTCGATCGAGAAGGGAGATGTCTTCGGCATCATCGGCTACTCCGGTGCCGGCAAGTCGACCCTCGTCCGGCTGATCAACGCGCTCGAACCCGCGACGAGCGGGACCATCACGGTCGATGACGTGGACATCACCTCCCTCCGTGAGAGCGAGCTGCGCAAGGTCCGCGGCGGGATCGGCATGATCTTCCAGCAGTTCAACCTGTTCGCCTCACGCAGTGTCAAGGCGAACATCGCGTACCCGCTCAAGCTCGCCGGCTGGTCCAAGGCCGACATCGAGACCAGAGTCACCGAATTGCTCAGCTTCGTCGGCCTCGCCGACAAGGCCAAGGCCTACCCTGAGCAGCTCTCCGGCGGTCAGAAGCAGCGCGTCGGCATCGCCCGCGCACTCGCCACCGGCCCCGCGATCCTCCTCGCCGATGAGGCCACCAGTGCCCTCGACCCGCAGACCACGCACGAGGTGCTGGATCTGCTGAAGCGGGTGAACAAGGAGCAGGGCGTCACGATCGTCGTCATCACGCACGAGATGGACGTCATCCAGACCATCGCGACCAAGGTCGCTGTCATGGAGAACGGGCGGGTGATCGAGCAGGGCGACGTCTTCGACGTCTTCTCCGCCCCGCAGAACCCCGCCTCGCAGCGGTTCGTCGGCACGGTCGTCAAGGGCATCCCGTCGCCGTCCGAGCTCGGCGTGCTGCGCGACCGCCACCGTGGCCGCCTCGTCACGTTCTCGTTCCGCGACGGCGATTCCTCTCAGGCGCAGGTCTTCCTCGACCTCGCCGGCGCGGGACTCGACTTCGAACTCGTCTACGGCGGTATCAACGACATCCGAGGTCGAGCCTTCGGGCACCTCACGCTCGCGATCCGGGGTGACGACGCCATGATCGACCGCACACTCGCCGACATCGCCCAGCGCGTCGAAGTCACCGAGATCGCCGGAGAGGAGGCACGCTGA
- a CDS encoding MetQ/NlpA family ABC transporter substrate-binding protein has protein sequence MSINASRRTTSVIAALAAVPLFVALAGCATPSSDAGSGGGDSADETVKIGIVGKGDPQWAPFVEAAAEEGITVELVDFGSYEQVNPALSEGEIDINQFQHIVYLAEYNSASGSDLTPIGSTAIYPLGLYSSKYDDVDDIPKGETVAVPDDASNQARALLVLQSAGLIELKSGGSIVSDLADVDTDKSKVKVTALEAALIPTSLPDVAAAIINNDFVKDAGLTFDDAIAQDDPEDPNALPYVNIFATRAEDADNETYLKLVEIFQTNKDVQAGLIESSGDTAVPVQTPAEDLVASLKKVQEDTEATK, from the coding sequence ATGTCCATCAACGCATCCCGTCGGACCACATCCGTCATCGCCGCGCTCGCCGCGGTCCCGCTCTTCGTCGCGCTCGCAGGCTGCGCGACGCCATCCTCCGACGCCGGCTCCGGCGGGGGTGACTCCGCGGACGAGACCGTCAAGATCGGCATCGTCGGCAAGGGCGACCCGCAGTGGGCCCCTTTCGTCGAGGCGGCGGCCGAAGAAGGCATCACGGTCGAGCTCGTCGACTTCGGCTCGTACGAGCAGGTGAACCCCGCTCTGTCCGAGGGCGAGATCGACATCAACCAGTTCCAGCACATCGTGTACCTCGCCGAGTACAACAGCGCCTCGGGATCCGACCTGACGCCGATCGGATCCACCGCGATCTACCCGTTGGGTCTGTACTCGAGCAAGTACGACGACGTCGACGACATCCCCAAGGGTGAGACCGTCGCCGTTCCGGACGACGCCTCGAACCAGGCGCGCGCTCTCCTGGTCCTGCAGTCGGCCGGTCTCATCGAGCTCAAGAGTGGCGGATCGATCGTCTCCGACCTCGCCGACGTCGACACCGACAAGTCCAAGGTCAAGGTCACCGCCCTCGAGGCGGCGCTGATCCCCACGTCGCTGCCCGATGTCGCCGCCGCGATCATCAACAATGACTTCGTCAAGGACGCGGGCCTCACCTTCGACGACGCGATCGCCCAGGACGACCCGGAGGACCCCAACGCGCTGCCCTACGTGAACATCTTCGCGACGCGTGCGGAGGATGCCGACAACGAGACGTACCTGAAGCTCGTCGAGATCTTCCAGACGAACAAGGACGTGCAGGCCGGTCTGATCGAGTCGTCGGGTGACACCGCTGTGCCGGTGCAGACCCCGGCCGAAGACCTCGTCGCATCGCTGAAGAAGGTCCAGGAGGACACCGAGGCCACGAAGTAG
- a CDS encoding pseudouridine synthase, translating into MLSPLPVRDGVGATRLHVPMTGEWPTVGAYMIDRFFHLDPEGLLSRFDRGEIVARDGTPLARDTPLGVEEFIWYYRDPPVETRLPAEIEVLHQDDDLVVVDKPHFLPTIPGGKFLQNSALIRLRNLLGNDELAPIHRLDRATAGVLMFSARPATRGPYQLLFETRQVQKVYEAVSARPADWDASRFPLVYRNHIVKLRNELKVQVDDEREPNAETAIEVIDADERVVHTLLRPHSGKMHQLRVHLAALRLGILNDPFYPELRGERPDDFDHPMQLLARELHFVDPLSGAPRMFSTTRTLQEAPVSGA; encoded by the coding sequence ATGCTCTCCCCTCTTCCGGTGCGCGACGGCGTCGGCGCCACGCGTCTGCACGTGCCGATGACCGGCGAATGGCCGACGGTGGGCGCGTACATGATCGACCGCTTCTTCCACCTCGATCCCGAAGGCCTGCTGAGCCGCTTCGACCGCGGCGAGATCGTGGCCCGCGACGGCACACCCCTCGCCAGGGACACTCCCCTGGGCGTGGAGGAGTTCATCTGGTACTACCGCGATCCTCCTGTGGAGACCCGGCTCCCGGCGGAGATCGAGGTCCTGCATCAGGACGACGACCTGGTGGTCGTCGACAAGCCGCACTTCCTGCCGACCATCCCCGGTGGCAAGTTCCTGCAGAACTCCGCTCTCATCCGCCTGCGCAATCTGCTCGGCAACGACGAGCTCGCCCCCATCCACCGTCTGGACCGCGCGACCGCCGGAGTGCTCATGTTCTCGGCGCGTCCGGCCACGAGGGGCCCGTATCAGCTGCTGTTCGAGACCAGACAGGTGCAGAAGGTGTACGAGGCGGTCTCCGCGCGCCCGGCGGACTGGGACGCGTCTCGGTTCCCCCTGGTCTACCGCAACCACATCGTGAAGCTCCGCAACGAACTGAAGGTGCAGGTCGACGACGAGCGCGAACCCAACGCCGAGACCGCGATCGAGGTCATCGACGCCGACGAGCGCGTCGTGCACACGCTGCTGCGTCCGCACAGCGGCAAGATGCATCAGCTGCGGGTGCACCTCGCGGCTCTCCGCCTCGGCATCCTGAACGATCCGTTCTATCCGGAGCTGCGGGGCGAGCGCCCCGACGACTTCGACCACCCCATGCAGCTGCTCGCGCGCGAACTGCACTTCGTCGATCCACTGAGCGGCGCGCCGCGGATGTTCTCCACGACGCGCACGCTGCAGGAAGCGCCCGTCAGCGGCGCATGA
- a CDS encoding MarR family winged helix-turn-helix transcriptional regulator, with protein sequence MTEADEVDRIVGAWNTQRPDLDFSPLEVLSRMDRLTRLLDRARRDVFRRSDLESWEWDVLSALRRAGAPFQLSPKQLLQQTLVSSGTMTNRIDRLVGRRFVRREADPADGRSVLVTLTDDGRIRVDAAITRLVDVEDDLLQALSRADRDRLAGLLRKLSLSVDA encoded by the coding sequence ATGACTGAGGCGGATGAGGTTGACCGGATCGTGGGCGCCTGGAACACCCAGCGCCCCGACCTCGATTTCTCGCCCCTCGAGGTCCTCTCGCGGATGGACAGGCTGACGCGCCTTCTCGACAGGGCGCGTCGTGACGTGTTCCGCCGCAGCGATCTCGAATCCTGGGAGTGGGACGTGCTCTCCGCACTGCGGCGGGCGGGCGCGCCGTTCCAGCTCTCTCCGAAGCAGCTTCTCCAGCAGACCTTGGTGTCGAGCGGCACCATGACCAACCGCATCGATCGTCTGGTCGGGCGCCGGTTCGTGCGCCGCGAAGCGGATCCCGCCGACGGCCGCAGCGTGCTGGTCACGCTCACGGATGACGGACGGATCCGGGTGGATGCCGCGATCACGCGCCTCGTCGACGTCGAGGACGACCTGCTGCAGGCGCTGTCGCGCGCGGATCGCGACCGACTGGCCGGTCTGCTGCGCAAGCTCAGTCTCAGCGTCGACGCGTGA
- a CDS encoding ABC-F family ATP-binding cassette domain-containing protein, whose product MAHLLGAEALHLEYPTRVVFDSVTLGIEEGDRIGIVGRNGDGKSSLLGMLAGIKQPNAGRVTVRGGTTIGVLDQADTLSDDLTIAEAVVGDTPEYEWAGDARTRDVIEGLLKDLAWDAEIGSLSGGQRRRVSLAKLLTGDWDVIALDEPTNHLDVEAITWLAGHLKKRWSTNSGALMVVTHDRWFLDEICTETWEVHDRIVEPFEGGYAAYILQRVERDRMAAATEAKRQNLATKELAWLRRGAPARTAKPKFRIEAANELIADVPEIRDKVSLQSLAVSRLGKDVVDLLDVGVTYPTVDGGTREVLRDVEWRIAPGERTGILGVNGAGKSTLLGLIAGTVEPTSGRVKQGKTVKVKTLTQRLDELEDVRHEPVRVVVSRLRTSYTMGTGSKAQELTPGQLLERLGFDSAQLSTPVKDLSGGQQRRLQLLLVLLDQPNVLILDEPTNDLDTDMLAAIEDLLDSWSGTLLVVSHDRYFLERVTDQQFAILDGHLRHLPGGVDEYLRLRLLQTSAPGRSQTAVNTEKKTPSLDGAALRSAQKEVSSLERRIQKLTQQVDKAKQALADHDQADFAGLGEKMKTIGEQQAEIEELELRWFELSEELD is encoded by the coding sequence ATGGCACATCTTCTCGGGGCAGAGGCCCTTCATCTCGAATATCCGACAAGGGTCGTCTTCGACTCCGTGACCCTGGGCATCGAAGAGGGTGACCGCATCGGCATCGTCGGCCGCAACGGCGACGGCAAGTCCAGCCTGCTCGGCATGCTCGCCGGCATCAAGCAGCCGAATGCCGGTCGCGTCACGGTGCGCGGAGGGACGACGATCGGCGTGCTCGATCAGGCCGACACCCTCAGCGACGACCTGACGATCGCCGAGGCCGTCGTCGGCGACACCCCCGAGTACGAGTGGGCCGGCGACGCCCGCACCCGCGACGTGATCGAAGGGCTGCTCAAGGATCTGGCCTGGGATGCCGAGATCGGCTCGCTCAGTGGAGGCCAGCGTCGACGTGTGTCGCTCGCCAAACTGCTGACCGGCGACTGGGACGTCATCGCCCTCGACGAGCCCACCAACCACCTCGACGTCGAGGCCATCACGTGGCTCGCGGGACATCTCAAGAAGCGCTGGTCCACGAACTCCGGGGCCCTCATGGTCGTGACCCACGACCGGTGGTTCCTCGACGAGATCTGCACCGAGACCTGGGAGGTGCACGACCGCATCGTCGAGCCCTTCGAGGGCGGCTACGCGGCGTACATCCTGCAGAGGGTGGAGCGCGACCGGATGGCCGCGGCGACCGAGGCCAAACGGCAGAACCTCGCCACCAAGGAGCTCGCCTGGCTGCGTCGCGGTGCGCCCGCGCGCACGGCGAAGCCGAAGTTCCGCATCGAGGCCGCCAATGAGCTCATCGCCGATGTGCCGGAGATCCGCGACAAGGTCTCGCTGCAGTCGCTCGCGGTGTCCCGTCTCGGCAAGGACGTCGTCGATCTGCTCGACGTCGGCGTGACCTACCCGACCGTCGACGGCGGCACGCGGGAGGTGCTCCGCGACGTCGAGTGGCGCATCGCGCCGGGGGAGCGCACCGGCATCCTCGGGGTGAACGGTGCGGGCAAGTCGACCCTGCTCGGACTCATCGCAGGCACCGTGGAGCCGACCAGCGGTCGGGTCAAGCAGGGAAAGACCGTGAAGGTGAAGACCCTCACGCAGCGTCTCGATGAGCTCGAAGACGTGCGGCACGAGCCGGTGCGCGTCGTCGTGTCGCGGCTGCGCACCTCGTACACGATGGGCACGGGGTCCAAGGCGCAGGAACTCACCCCCGGACAGCTGCTCGAGCGACTCGGATTCGACTCGGCGCAGCTCTCCACGCCGGTCAAAGACCTCTCGGGAGGTCAGCAGCGTCGCCTCCAATTGCTGCTCGTGCTCCTCGACCAGCCGAACGTGCTGATCCTCGACGAGCCCACCAACGATCTCGACACTGACATGCTCGCCGCCATCGAGGACCTGCTCGACTCCTGGTCGGGCACCCTGCTCGTCGTCTCGCACGACCGGTACTTCCTCGAGCGCGTCACCGACCAGCAGTTCGCGATCCTCGACGGTCACCTGCGCCACCTGCCGGGCGGCGTCGACGAGTATCTCCGGCTGCGCCTGCTGCAGACCTCTGCACCGGGCAGGTCGCAGACGGCCGTCAACACGGAGAAGAAGACGCCGAGCCTCGACGGCGCCGCGCTGCGCTCGGCACAGAAAGAGGTGTCGTCGCTGGAACGGCGCATCCAGAAGCTGACGCAGCAGGTCGACAAGGCCAAGCAGGCCCTCGCGGATCACGACCAGGCCGACTTCGCGGGCCTCGGCGAGAAGATGAAGACGATCGGCGAGCAGCAGGCCGAGATCGAGGAGCTCGAGCTCCGCTGGTTCGAGCTGAGCGAGGAGCTCGACTGA
- a CDS encoding methionine ABC transporter permease, whose amino-acid sequence MDRLNELWPELWKSALETLYMTTFALVLGGILGLAIGVVLYVSRPGGLAQNRAVAIIANLGVNFFRPIPFVLFVAVSQPLARVVVGTGIGTTAGAFMIALAAAFAIGRIVEQHLVSVSPGVIEAARAMGAGPWRILFTVAIPESLGPLILGYTFIVVALIDMTAMAGLIGGGGLGAFAQIYGFRQFEPVVMWTAIVLIVVFVHLVQMLGTRLARKIMRR is encoded by the coding sequence ATGGATCGTCTGAACGAATTGTGGCCCGAGCTGTGGAAGTCCGCGCTCGAGACCCTCTACATGACGACGTTCGCGCTCGTCCTCGGTGGCATACTCGGCCTCGCGATCGGGGTCGTCCTCTACGTCTCCCGACCAGGCGGTCTCGCGCAGAACCGCGCCGTCGCGATCATCGCGAACCTCGGAGTCAACTTCTTCCGGCCGATCCCGTTCGTGCTCTTCGTGGCGGTCTCCCAGCCGCTGGCTCGTGTCGTGGTCGGAACGGGCATCGGCACGACCGCCGGGGCCTTCATGATCGCCCTCGCCGCGGCTTTCGCGATCGGACGCATCGTCGAGCAGCATCTCGTCTCGGTCTCGCCCGGCGTCATCGAGGCGGCTCGGGCGATGGGCGCGGGTCCCTGGCGCATCCTCTTCACCGTCGCCATCCCCGAGTCGCTGGGGCCGCTCATCCTCGGCTACACGTTCATCGTCGTCGCACTCATCGACATGACAGCCATGGCGGGGCTGATCGGCGGCGGCGGACTCGGAGCGTTCGCCCAGATCTACGGGTTCCGGCAGTTCGAGCCGGTCGTGATGTGGACCGCGATCGTGCTGATCGTCGTGTTCGTGCACCTCGTGCAGATGCTCGGCACGCGCCTGGCGCGCAAGATCATGCGCCGCTGA
- a CDS encoding spermidine synthase, protein MPWKRRVFSLSLDDRKAKLVQSRKRPGRFELSVDGIPQSVVSMVEPTDLEYAYTRHIARAMDAAAEPGAPLFTVHLGAGALTLARYVEATRAGSPQIVVEFEPALYTAVVDALPLPPDSDVRVIFGDARTVADAGLPGEEPSTVPSPPSRGPGAAPTGSTAAAAEWVDARFTVVDLWDAAVIRHRVASQEFYRRVAARSAATGVVAVNLLDGHPFEYSRRQAATLRSVFAHVAVVLDAEPEDDEGPLGNVVIFASDEPLDIATTPDLLDAPRSHFLHADPLTSWIGDARIMTDADGTDSPDPDDPLWD, encoded by the coding sequence GTGCCATGGAAACGCCGGGTGTTCTCGCTCTCCCTAGACGATCGCAAGGCGAAGCTGGTGCAGTCGAGAAAGCGACCCGGTCGCTTCGAACTCAGCGTGGACGGCATTCCGCAGTCCGTCGTCTCGATGGTCGAGCCCACCGACCTCGAGTACGCGTACACCCGGCACATCGCCCGCGCGATGGATGCCGCCGCTGAGCCCGGAGCGCCGCTGTTCACGGTGCATCTCGGAGCCGGAGCACTCACGCTGGCACGCTACGTCGAGGCGACGCGTGCCGGATCGCCCCAGATCGTCGTCGAGTTCGAGCCCGCCCTCTACACGGCGGTGGTCGACGCGCTGCCGCTGCCTCCCGACTCCGACGTACGCGTCATCTTCGGCGATGCGCGGACCGTCGCAGACGCCGGGCTTCCGGGCGAGGAGCCATCGACGGTGCCGTCTCCTCCGTCTCGCGGACCCGGCGCCGCCCCGACGGGCAGCACCGCCGCCGCCGCCGAGTGGGTGGACGCGCGCTTCACGGTCGTCGACCTCTGGGATGCCGCCGTCATCCGGCATCGCGTGGCCAGTCAGGAGTTCTACCGCCGGGTCGCCGCGCGCTCCGCGGCGACAGGGGTCGTCGCAGTGAACCTGCTCGACGGGCATCCGTTCGAGTACTCACGCCGACAGGCGGCCACCCTGCGCTCCGTGTTCGCTCACGTCGCCGTCGTTCTCGACGCCGAGCCGGAAGACGACGAAGGGCCACTCGGCAACGTCGTCATCTTCGCGAGCGACGAGCCGCTCGACATCGCGACCACGCCCGATCTCCTCGACGCACCGCGATCTCATTTTCTCCACGCCGACCCTCTGACGTCGTGGATCGGTGACGCGCGCATCATGACCGACGCCGACGGCACGGACTCCCCCGATCCCGACGATCCGCTCTGGGACTAG
- the glmU gene encoding bifunctional UDP-N-acetylglucosamine diphosphorylase/glucosamine-1-phosphate N-acetyltransferase GlmU: MTGNTLAIIILAAGQGTRMRSRLPKVLHEIGGRPLVGHVLTTAQRLGADHVEVVVRHERDQVVAALAHDYPDAIFVDQDEIPGTGRAVQVAVDALPDEFDGDVLVLSGDCPLADADTLRAFLEAHRAGQAGATLMTAVVDDPTGYGRVIRDESGGVDRIVEQKDASADEAAVREINAGMYVFRVGVLREYLPTVGVDNAQSEMYLTDVPGMLRRDGSPVAASVVTDVTVTYGVNDRAQLAEVGRLLNQRIVRRWQLEGVTVIDPATTWIDDDATLAPDVTILPNTHILRATKIAEGAIIGPDTTLVDCEVGEDAIVRRSDATLAVIGAEATVGPFSFLRPNTVLGARGKIGAYVETKNAEIGEGSKVPHLSYVGDATIGRGVNLGASTITANYDDVHKHRTVVEDEVHTGSHTTLVAPVRLGAGAKTGAGAVVRKDVPAGSLSMSIAPQRNIEGWVEKNRAGTGAADAAARSRVAE, encoded by the coding sequence ATGACTGGGAACACGCTCGCCATCATCATCCTCGCCGCAGGCCAGGGAACGCGCATGCGCTCCCGGCTGCCCAAGGTGCTGCACGAGATCGGCGGGCGCCCGCTCGTCGGCCATGTGCTCACCACGGCGCAGCGGCTCGGGGCCGACCACGTCGAGGTGGTCGTGCGGCACGAGCGCGATCAGGTGGTGGCGGCGCTCGCTCACGACTATCCGGATGCGATCTTCGTCGATCAGGACGAGATCCCCGGCACGGGACGTGCCGTCCAGGTGGCCGTCGACGCGCTCCCGGACGAGTTCGACGGTGACGTCCTCGTGCTCTCCGGGGACTGCCCTCTCGCCGATGCCGACACCCTGCGTGCGTTCCTCGAGGCCCACCGTGCAGGGCAGGCCGGGGCGACGCTGATGACGGCCGTCGTCGACGATCCCACCGGGTACGGTCGCGTGATCCGCGACGAATCCGGCGGTGTCGACCGCATCGTGGAGCAGAAGGATGCGAGCGCCGACGAGGCGGCCGTGCGCGAGATCAACGCGGGCATGTACGTCTTCCGGGTCGGCGTGCTGCGCGAGTATCTCCCGACGGTGGGAGTCGACAACGCGCAGAGCGAGATGTACCTCACCGACGTCCCCGGGATGCTCCGGCGCGACGGCAGCCCGGTCGCCGCCTCCGTGGTGACGGACGTCACCGTGACGTACGGCGTGAACGACCGCGCACAGCTTGCCGAGGTCGGGCGGCTGCTCAACCAGCGCATCGTCCGGCGCTGGCAGCTCGAGGGCGTCACTGTGATCGATCCCGCGACCACGTGGATCGATGACGATGCGACGCTGGCTCCCGACGTCACGATCCTGCCGAACACCCACATCCTGCGGGCCACGAAGATCGCGGAGGGCGCCATCATCGGCCCGGACACGACCCTCGTCGACTGCGAGGTGGGGGAGGATGCGATCGTCCGTCGCAGCGACGCCACGCTCGCCGTGATCGGCGCGGAGGCGACGGTGGGGCCGTTCTCGTTCCTCCGCCCCAACACCGTGCTCGGGGCCAGAGGCAAGATCGGCGCGTACGTCGAGACGAAGAACGCCGAGATCGGCGAGGGCAGCAAGGTGCCGCACCTGTCGTACGTCGGCGACGCCACCATCGGGCGCGGGGTCAACCTGGGAGCCAGCACGATCACCGCGAACTACGACGATGTGCACAAGCACCGCACCGTCGTGGAGGACGAGGTGCACACGGGCTCGCACACGACCCTCGTCGCGCCCGTTAGGCTGGGAGCCGGTGCCAAGACGGGCGCCGGCGCCGTCGTCCGCAAGGACGTCCCCGCCGGATCGCTGTCGATGAGCATCGCCCCTCAGCGCAACATCGAGGGGTGGGTCGAGAAGAACAGGGCAGGCACGGGTGCGGCAGACGCCGCCGCCCGATCCCGAGTGGCGGAGTAG